AGGAAACGACCTCGTGACTTCTGAAGATCCGAAACCGCCCACCCGCCGCGAGATCCTGAAGCCGGTCGAGTTGGTGCTGCTGTCTGCGGGCCTCGCCGTCTTCGTGGGCGTGACCGTGCTGCTGGCGACGCGCCAACCGCTGCTGGCCGTGGTCTTCTTCGGCATCGCGTTCATCGTCTCCCTGGTGGTGATCGCGATGTTCACGCTGACGTTCAAGCCGAACGCCGCCGAGCAGCAGGAGCTGCAGGGCGAAGACGAGGCCGGCGCCGGTGGCGTGGCCGGTCCCTACCTCGGCCCGGGGCCGAAGGGTCACTGACCGAGCGAATCGGCGGAGCTGGGCCGACACGACGGCGTGGACAGACGCGTGCCGCCTGAAGTTCGCCCGTTCGTTCAGGCGCCGAGGTAGTCGACCAGTTCGCTCGACAGACCGACGTAGGTCGCCGGAGTCAGGGCGACGAGACGGGCCTTAGCCTCCGCACCGATGTCGAGGCCGGAGACGAACGCCACGAGTTCGGCCTGCCCGATCCGCTTGCCGCGGGTGAGGTCCTTCAGCAGGGCGTAGGGGTCGGTGATCGAGCTGCGACCGGCCGCGATCTCGGCGCGCACGACAGTCTGGATCGCCTCACCCAGCACCTCCCAGTTGCCGTCGAGGTCTGCGGCGAGCAGGTCGGCGTTCAAGGAGATCTGGCCGAGGCCGCCGAGGATGTTGTCGAGCGCGAGCAGAGAGTGGCCGAGCGCGACGCCGACGTTCCGTTGCGTGCTGGAGTCGGTGAGGTCGCGCTGCAGGCGTGAGGTCACGAGGGTCTGGCTGAGGGAGTCGAGCAGCGCGCTCGAGAGCTCGAGGTTCGCTTCGGCGTTCTCGAACCGGATCGGGTTGATCTTGTGCGGCATCGTGGACGATCCCGTCGCACCTGCCACCGGGATCTGGGTGAAGTAGCCGAGGGAGATGTACGTCCAGACGTCGGTGCACAGGTTGTGCAGCACCCGGTTGGCGTGTGCGACGCGCTGGTAGAGCTCGGCCTGCCAGTCGTGCGATTCGATCTGGGTGGTGAGCGGGTTCCAGGTGAGTCCGAGCGAGGTGACGAACTCTTCGGAGACGTGCGGCCAGTCTGTCGACTCCGACGCCGCGAGGTGCGCGGCGAACGTTCCGGTCGCCCCGCTGAACTTCGCGAGGTACTCGGTCTGTTCGAGCTGGCGGATGATGCGTTCCAGTCGGTAGACGAACACCGCCAGCTCTTTGCCCATCGTCGTGGGGGTCGCGGGCTGGCCGTGGGTGCGCGCGAGCATCGGCACGGCACGGTGCTCGAAGGCCTGGCGCCGGAGCTCGGCGACGACGCGGCGGAGGGCGGGCATCCAGACCCCGGTGACCGCCTCGCGGATGGTGAGCGCGTAGGAGAGGTTGTTGATGTCCTCGCTGGTGCAGGCGAAGTGGGTGAGTTCTTCGACGGCGGTCAGGCCGAGCTGCTCGAGCTTGTTGCGCACGAGATATTCGACCGCTTTGACGTCGTGGCGGGTGACGGCTTCGAGTTCGGCCAGTTCGTCGATCTCGGGCTGGCCGAACGAGGTGACGAGGTCGCGGAGGGCACGGCGCTGGTCTTCGTCGAGCCTGGATGACCCGAAGAACTCATGGTCGGTGAGGTAGAGCAGCCATTCGACCTCGACTTCGACGCGGGCACGGTTGAGGCCCGCTTCGGAGAGGTACTCGCCGAGACCGGAGACGGCTTGGCGGTAGCGCCCGTCGAGGGGGCTGAGGGGCTGGAGGGGAAGCGTCATGTTCTAGGCTCCGGGGAGGGCTGGGGCCGCGTCGGCGGCAGGGGTGGGCGTGGGGGCGTCGCAGGCATGGGCGAGTGGTGGGTGTGCCGGAGCGCCGGCTCGAGCTGGGCGAACAGCGCGCGGCAGGAACGCTCGATCGTGACGAGCACCTCGTCGAACAGCGCCGCGGTGGAATAGTACGGATCGGGCACATCGAGCTGGCCGCCCGCGTCGGGGTCGAAGCTCGCGAGCAGCCTGACCTTCGAGCGGTCGGCGTCGTTGTCGGCCCAGTCCTTCACGACGCGCTCGTGGCTGCGGTCGAGCACCACGACGAGGTCGAGGCTGTCGAACCAGGCCGGGTCGAACTGGCGGGCCCGGTGCGCCTGCCCGTCGTAGCCGCGCTGGGCGAGGGAGACCAGCGTGCGGGGGTCGGCCTGCTCGCCGACGTGCCAGTCGCCGGTTCCGGCCGAGGTGACGGCGATCCGATCATCCAGGCCGCCTTTTCGCACCAGCTCCCGCAGCACGACTTCGGCCATCGGGGAGCGGCAGATGTTGCCGGTGCAGACCATGCAGACGCGGAACACGCCGTCGGCGGGCGGTGTGGTGTCGGCGGGCATGAGTCCATTGTCTCAGCCGCCGGGCAGTGCCGAGGGCGGATCTGCCTGAGCCGGTGGAACAGGGCTCAGGCGCGAGCGCCCTGACGCCCCACGCGGAAGATCGCCTTCAGGATCGCACCGATGATGGCGGAGAGCACCGCGAGCACCAGGGCACCGAGTACGGCCCACCAGAACCCGTCGACCTCGAGGCCGAAACCGAAGAGGCTCGTGATCCAGCCGGCGAGCAGCAGCAGCACCGCGTTCACGACCAGGGAGATGAGGCCGAGGCTGAGGATGTAGAGCGGGAACGCCACCACCCTGATCGCCGTGCCGATGACCCCGTTCACGATGCCGAAGATCAGCGCCACGAAGAGATACGAGACGATCGCGGCGAACACGCCGGTGTCGTAGGCGACCAGGTTCACGCCCCCGACGATCTGCACGGTGGCCCAGAGGGCGATGGCGTTCGCCACAAGGGAGACAAGGAATCTGCGCATGCCCCCCACTATCCCAGCTATTGCCGGGAGGGGGAAGCCGGGGGTGTCTGCCCGGTCAGGAAGTCGTAGGCCCGCCGGCGTCCGGGTTCGGCTCTCAGGGCTTCGCCGAGACTCTGGGCGCGGGCCGCGACAGTGCCGGCCCCGCCTTCCTCCAGGAGGTGGATGCTCGCCTCGCGCAACTCGCTGACGGTGGCGGTGTTCGGGGCGAGGGCGATCCCGACGCCCGCGTCGACGACTCCGGCAGCACCTGCGAACTGGTCGGTGGAGAAGGGCAGCACGAGCTGCGGCACGCCCGCGGTCGCCGCCTCGGTGACGCTGTTGTTGCCGCCGTGGGTGACGATCAGGGCGGCGCCCTCGAGCAGGGTGACCTGGGGCAGGAAGCCGCGCACGAGCCAGTCCGCCGGGGCGTCGGCGAAGGCCGCGGGGTCGGACGAGCCCGTGGCGAGGGCGACCCGCACGTCGAGGGGCCGGAGGGCATCCGCGACCCGGCGGAGCACGTCAGAGCGCACTGAGAGGAAGCTGCCGAAGCTGACGTAGACGACCCGCTTGGCGCTCGCAGCGAGCCAGGCCTCCACTTCGGGGTCGGCTGGCTCTGTGCGCACCGCGGAGCCGAGGAAGACATGCGTCGGAAGGGTTGCTGTGCGGGCCGGCGGATGAAGCGCCTCGGGGTAGTTCAGCATCAGCAGGGTGCCGTGCTCGGCGAACGCGTCTTCCGAGGGCCGAGCATCCGGGTTCAGGATCGCGAGTGCGGCGTTCCATTCGGCTGTGAAACTGTCTCGCACGCTCTCGTTCAGGGCGCGGAGCGCCTCGAGATCATTCTGCGGCGGTTCGAAGGCCGCCGGCCAGAACGGTGGATGCCCGTAGACCTCGGTACCGATGGGAAGGGCGCTCGGATGCCCGAGGACCACGTCTCCGTAGGGGATGCCCGCGGAGTCGAGCCCGAGCCGCGCGCCGAACGCGAGGTGGTCGACGAGGATCTGGTCGGGGTGCGTCCTCTCCACCACAGCGAGCACTTCGCGCGCCTTCTCCACAGGTTCGTAGAGCAGGTCACTGCTGCGTGCCTCGGCCTGGAATCGTAGGGTCTCGACCATCCCGGCACGGGTGGCGTCGAAGAAGCCCCGCAGGGCGTCGTCCTCGCCCGCCGGCTGGTCTTCCGCGCGAATGACCCCGGGGTTGGAGCCCCGGCCCAATTGGAGGTTGACCCGTGAGAACCCGAAGTCGGCGACGATGGAGGCGGTGGCCGGGCCCGTCGCAACGATCACCTCCTCGCCGCGTTCCTGCCAGGCTGTGGCGAGAGTGGCGAGTGGCAGAAGGTGTGAGGCGTAGTCGGGGCTGATGACGAGCAGGGTCACGGAGCGTACTCCGTGACGGCGGACTCGTGGGAGCGACCGGCGACCTCGCTGTAGACCGCGGTGAGGGCGTGTGCCATCGCGCTGACGGTGAACTCGGAGTGCACCAGGTGCTGTGCACGGGAGATGCGCGCGTCATCGGCTTCACCGGGTGCGGCGGCGAGCTCACAGGCCCCGTGGAGTCCGGCGCGGATGCCGTCGGCGGAACGGGTGTCGACGAGGAACCCGGTGATGCCGTCGGCGATGTAGGTCGCGGGGCCGCCGCCGTTCGGCGCGATCACGATGAGGCCGGCGGCGAGGGCTTCGAGCAGGGCGATGCCGAACTCCTCCTTGAGGCTGCCGCACACGTAGACGCCGCGCGGTGCGACGAGGGGGCCGCCAGCCGTGGGCGCGCTTCCGAACCGCGCGACGCCGAGCCAGCGGGCAACCACGTCATTGGGCCGGTGCCCGGCGAGAATCAGGCCGTCACGCGCTTCGGGGTGCTCGAGCAGGGTGCGTTCGATCCTGTCGAGTTGGCCCTGCTCATCGGCGGACGGATGACCGAGGTCGCCCCCGACGATGATGAGGTTGCTCGCCGTCCGGAGCGCGGGATCAGCCGCCCACGCCTCGACGATCGTGGCCATGCCCTTCACGTGGTGCAGGCGCCCCACCGTGATGGCGAGCGGGAGGCCGTGCCGGTGCGGCGGCAGTGCCGCCACGAGCTCGTCGAGCTGCTCGAAGGGGGCGGTGGATGCGGCTGCGCCGGACGACCCCTGGGCTCGTTCACGCGCCTCTCGGCTGGCGGTCTCGATCACCGAGACGTCGATCCCTTCCGGTACGACCGTGAACCGGCCGGGTTCGCCGTCGATGTCGATTCCCAGCAACTCGCGGAGGTCGTTCCGGAGGTCGGGGCGGGGGAAGAGAACCGTGTGGACCGCCTGCTCGGCGAGCCGCTGCACGAGGCGCGTGCGGAACCAGTAGTGCTCGTGCTCGTCCACGGTAC
Above is a genomic segment from Subtercola boreus containing:
- the purB gene encoding adenylosuccinate lyase; its protein translation is MTLPLQPLSPLDGRYRQAVSGLGEYLSEAGLNRARVEVEVEWLLYLTDHEFFGSSRLDEDQRRALRDLVTSFGQPEIDELAELEAVTRHDVKAVEYLVRNKLEQLGLTAVEELTHFACTSEDINNLSYALTIREAVTGVWMPALRRVVAELRRQAFEHRAVPMLARTHGQPATPTTMGKELAVFVYRLERIIRQLEQTEYLAKFSGATGTFAAHLAASESTDWPHVSEEFVTSLGLTWNPLTTQIESHDWQAELYQRVAHANRVLHNLCTDVWTYISLGYFTQIPVAGATGSSTMPHKINPIRFENAEANLELSSALLDSLSQTLVTSRLQRDLTDSSTQRNVGVALGHSLLALDNILGGLGQISLNADLLAADLDGNWEVLGEAIQTVVRAEIAAGRSSITDPYALLKDLTRGKRIGQAELVAFVSGLDIGAEAKARLVALTPATYVGLSSELVDYLGA
- a CDS encoding low molecular weight protein-tyrosine-phosphatase yields the protein MPADTTPPADGVFRVCMVCTGNICRSPMAEVVLRELVRKGGLDDRIAVTSAGTGDWHVGEQADPRTLVSLAQRGYDGQAHRARQFDPAWFDSLDLVVVLDRSHERVVKDWADNDADRSKVRLLASFDPDAGGQLDVPDPYYSTAALFDEVLVTIERSCRALFAQLEPALRHTHHSPMPATPPRPPLPPTRPQPSPEPRT
- a CDS encoding phage holin family protein: MRRFLVSLVANAIALWATVQIVGGVNLVAYDTGVFAAIVSYLFVALIFGIVNGVIGTAIRVVAFPLYILSLGLISLVVNAVLLLLAGWITSLFGFGLEVDGFWWAVLGALVLAVLSAIIGAILKAIFRVGRQGARA
- a CDS encoding nucleotide disphospho-sugar-binding domain-containing protein, whose amino-acid sequence is MTLLVISPDYASHLLPLATLATAWQERGEEVIVATGPATASIVADFGFSRVNLQLGRGSNPGVIRAEDQPAGEDDALRGFFDATRAGMVETLRFQAEARSSDLLYEPVEKAREVLAVVERTHPDQILVDHLAFGARLGLDSAGIPYGDVVLGHPSALPIGTEVYGHPPFWPAAFEPPQNDLEALRALNESVRDSFTAEWNAALAILNPDARPSEDAFAEHGTLLMLNYPEALHPPARTATLPTHVFLGSAVRTEPADPEVEAWLAASAKRVVYVSFGSFLSVRSDVLRRVADALRPLDVRVALATGSSDPAAFADAPADWLVRGFLPQVTLLEGAALIVTHGGNNSVTEAATAGVPQLVLPFSTDQFAGAAGVVDAGVGIALAPNTATVSELREASIHLLEEGGAGTVAARAQSLGEALRAEPGRRRAYDFLTGQTPPASPSRQ